A genomic segment from uncultured Marinifilum sp. encodes:
- a CDS encoding RNA polymerase sigma factor RpoD/SigA: MRQLKITKSITNRESASLDKYLQEIGKEDLITVEEEVELAQRIKKGDQRALEKLTRANLRFVVSVAKQYQNQGLSLPDLINEGNLGLIKAAEKFDETRGFKFISYAVWWIRQSILQALAEQSRIVRLPLNQVGSLNKINKAFSKFEQEHERKPSPEELADSLELPADKVADTLRVSGRHISVDAPFVDGEDNSLLDVLVNDDSPIADRSLLNESLTREIDRALATLTERESDIIKLFFGIGIQEMTLEEIGEKFGLTRERVRQIKEKAIRRLRHTSRSKLLKSYLG; the protein is encoded by the coding sequence ATGAGACAATTAAAGATAACTAAATCAATTACCAATCGTGAGAGTGCGTCTTTGGACAAATACTTACAAGAGATTGGTAAAGAAGATCTTATTACAGTAGAAGAAGAAGTTGAATTGGCGCAGCGAATCAAAAAAGGCGACCAAAGAGCTTTGGAAAAGTTAACCAGAGCAAATTTGCGTTTTGTTGTTTCTGTAGCTAAACAATATCAAAATCAAGGTTTGAGTCTTCCTGACTTGATCAATGAAGGTAATCTTGGTTTGATCAAAGCTGCAGAAAAATTTGATGAAACTCGTGGTTTCAAATTTATTTCTTACGCTGTATGGTGGATTCGTCAGTCTATCCTTCAGGCCTTGGCAGAGCAGTCTCGAATCGTTCGATTACCATTGAATCAGGTTGGTTCGTTGAATAAAATCAACAAAGCATTTTCGAAATTCGAGCAAGAACATGAAAGAAAGCCATCTCCTGAAGAATTAGCAGATTCCTTAGAATTGCCTGCAGATAAAGTTGCAGATACTCTGCGTGTTTCTGGTCGTCACATTTCTGTTGATGCTCCGTTTGTTGACGGAGAGGATAACAGTTTGTTGGATGTATTGGTGAATGATGATTCGCCTATTGCAGACAGAAGTCTCTTGAATGAATCATTAACCAGAGAAATTGATAGAGCTTTAGCTACTCTTACAGAGAGAGAAAGTGATATTATCAAGCTTTTCTTTGGAATTGGAATTCAAGAAATGACCTTGGAAGAAATTGGCGAAAAATTTGGATTAACTCGTGAAAGGGTACGTCAAATTAAAGAAAAAGCGATTCGTCGTTTGCGTCACACTTCCAGAAGCAAGTTGTTAAAATCATATTTGGGATAG